CGACTGCCGCGCGGCATGCAGCATCTCGGGCGCATGCACCGACAGCGCGTCTAGGAACTTGTCCGCACGAAAGAGGAAGATGCCACCGTTCCAGGCATGGTCGCCCGAAGCCACCATCGCCTCCGCCACGTCGCGCGGCGGTTTCTCGACGAAGCGCGCGACGCGGTGGACACCTTCGGTCAGCGGCTCGCCGACCTGGATATAGCCATAGCCCGTCTCCGGCGCGTCCGGCGTGATCCCGAACGTGACCAGCCAGCCGTCCTCGACCAGCGGCAAGGCGAGGTGGATCGCCTCATGAAAGGCGGTCACGTCAGCGATGACATGGTCCGACGGCATGACAAGCAAGGGCGCCGCCGGATCCTCCGCCGCCAGCGCCGCGAGCGCGATCGCGGGCGCCGTGTTCCGCCCCATCGGCTCCAGGATCAGCGCCGCAGCCGACGCGCCCGCTTCGTCGAGCTGCCCCTCGATCTGGTCGGCATGCATCGCATTGGCGACGACGATCGGATGCGCGAAGCGCTCGCCGGCGTCCGTGCGGCGCGCGGTCAGCTGGAGCATCGTTTCGTCGGCGGTCAGGGCGAGAAACTGCTTGGGTAACTCCGGCCGCGACATCGGCCATAAACGCGTTCCCGATCCGCCCGACAGGATGACGGGCACGATCAGCTTGGTTCCGAGCATCGACGATATTCCCCTTCGGTCGCCGAACGGCGATCGTTTCGGGGGGTAAACGCATGACCGCGCAGATGGAACCATCCGCGAGCGAGACATCGTTCAGCTTTTCTTCGTCAATTGATGCAACACCGCCCCCATGTCGGCATTCCTTACACCCGGCCGGCGGGGACGCGCGCGATGATCCGGTTGTTCAAGCATTATGTACCCAATGCGGTGCTGCTGCTCGGCCTGCTCGACTTCTTCTGCCTGCTCGCCGCGGCGGAGTTCGGGTGGCAGCTGCGCATCCACCAGCTCGATTTCGACCTCCAGCCGATCGTCACCCGCCTGCCACAGCTGTTGAGCTTCGCGGTCAGCCTGATGCTCGCGATGGTGGCGGTCGGCGCCTACAGCCCGCGCGCGCTCACCTCGATGCGGTTCGCCACCGCGCGGCTAATCGTCGCGGTGTCGCTGGGCACCATCTTCCTGTCGGTGGTCTTCTTCCTCCTGCCGACGATCACCTTCTGGCGCTCGAACCTCCTCTACGCGATGCTCGCCGCGCTCACGCTGATGTTCGTGCTGCGCCTGCTGATCGGCAAGACGCTGGGCGGACAAGTGTTCAAACGCCGGGTCGTCGTGCTGGGCGCCGGCCCGCGCGCCGAACGCATCAAGCAGCTCGCGCGCCAGCCCGGCGCCGGCTTCGTCGTCGTCGGCTTCGTCGCGATGAGCGAGAGCAACCGCGTCATCCCCGAAGCGATCTCGCGCGACGCGATCTACAACCTGTCCGACCATGTCGTCCTATTGAACGCCAGCGAAGTCGTGCTCGCGCTGGAGGAGCGCCGCAACGCACTTCCACTCAAGGACCTCGTCCGCATCAAGACGACCGGCGTCCACGTCAACGAGATCTCGACCTTTCTCGAGCGAGAGACGGGCCGCGTCGACCTCGACAGCGTCAATCCGAGCTGGCTGATCTTCTCGGACGGCTTCTCGTCGGGCCGCATGTTCTCCAGCGCGTTCAAGCGATTGTTCGACATCGGCGCGTCGCTGCTGCTCCTCACGCTCGCGCTGCCCGTCATCGTGCTGACCGCCCTCGCGGTGAAGCTCGACAGCAAGGGACCCGCTTTCTACCGCCAGCGCCGCGTCGGCCTCTACAATCAGGGCTTCGACATCGTGAAGCTGCGCTCGATGCGCATCGATGCAGAGGTCGCGGGCACCGCCGTCTGGGCCGAGAAGGACGATCCGCGCATCACCCGCATCGGCCGCATCATTCGCAAGACGCGGATCGACGAGCTGCCGCAATGCTGGAGCGTGCTGAAGGGCGAGATGAGCTTCGTCGGCCCGCGGCCCGAACGACCGCAGTTCGTCGACGATCTCGAACAGAAGCTGCCTTATTACGCCGAGCGGCACATGGTGAAGCCGGGGATTACCGGCTGGGCACAGATCAACTATCCCTATGGCGCCTCGATCGAGGATGCGCGGCAGAAGCTCGAATACGACCTCTACTACGCCAAGAACTACTCGCCTTTTCTCGACGTGCTGATCCTGCTCCAGACGCTGCGCGTGGTGCTCTGGCCCGAAGGGGCACGCTGAGGCAGCCATGGCGGAGGGGCTTGCCGCACTCCTGACGCTCTGGAGCCACGCGCTCGCCGCGTTGTTGTTCGCGGCGCTCGGGTTCTGGAGCTGGCGTTCGCGGCGGCGCGGGCGCGCGCTGCCGCTCGCCTTCGCCGTCACCGCCATCTGGGCGCTCGCCGTCGCAGGATTGGGCGGCGCGGACGGCGTGACCCGGCTTGCCGAAGCGGCGCGCAATCTCGCCTGGCTCGGCTTTCTGTGGCGGATGCAGGTGCATGGCGGCGTGCTGACGGCGCGCCGGTCGAGCGCGGCGTCGCATGTCGCCGTCGCATCGGTCTTCGTGCTCGGCGGGCTCGTCGGGTCGGGCGGCGCGATGATCCGCGATTTGGAAATCGCGCACGTGCTGGCCGAGGCGGGGGTCGTCCTCCGCCTGCTCGCCGCCGTCGCCGGCCTCGTCCTCGTCCAACATGCCCATGCGCGCTCGCTTTCCGCCAGCGGCCGGGCGGCGGCGCTCGGCATCGCGGCGATGTGGCTGGTCGACGTCAACCTGCTGACGCTCGCCTGGGCGACGGCGAGCTGGCCCGCGCCGATGCTCGCCACTCGCGGCGCGGTGATGGTCGCGGTCGCGGGGGTGTTCGCCGCCGACCTTCAGCGCGAGGGCGACCGACCCGTCCAGCTCTCCCGCGCGGTCGCGGTCCAGTCGCTCTCGCTGCTCGCCGTGCTCAGCTATTTCGCGATCTTCGCGGGCGTGACCGAAGGACTGGCGGCGTTCGGCGGCGACCATGCGCGCGTGCTCCAGACCGCCTTCGTGTTCGGCTCCACCGCCGCCGCGCTCGCGATCCTGTCGGCACCGCGGGCGCGCGCGTGGCTGCGCGTCAAGGCGGCCAAGCACCTGTTCCGCCACCGCTACGACTATCGCCACGAATGGATGCGCTTCACCGAGACGCTTGGCCACCGCGGCGAGGACGAGGCACTCGGCGCCCGCGTCACCCGCGCGCTCGCCGACCTGCTGGAGGCGCCAGGCGGCGTTCTTCTCACCTGCTCGGGCGACGCGCTGGCGCCCGCCGCCGACTGGCGCTGGGACGGCCCGCCCTTGCCGCAGCACATCGACGACGGCACGCTTGCCCGCCACCTGGCCGAAACCGGGCGCATCATGGAACTCGACGCCGTTCGCGCCGGCGCTGCCTCGATCGACGCCGACGCCGTGCCAGAGGCCTTGCGCGACCTCGACGAGGCCTGGGTGATCGTGCCCCTTCCTCATCCCGGAGGACTTGCCGGCGCGATCGTGCTCGCCCGGCCGGCGCTGCCGAACGCGCTCGACTGGGAGGATTTCGACCTCCTCAAGGTCGCCGGACGCCAGGCCGCCAGCACCATCGCCGAACAACAGGCACAGGCGCGCCTCGCCGAGGCCGAGCGCTTCGACGAGTTCAACCGCCGCTTCGCCTTCATCCTCCACGACATCAAGAATCTGGTGAGCCAATTGAGCCTCGTCGCGCGCAATGCCGAACGCCATGCCGACAACCCTGCGTTTCGCGCCGACATGGTCGCGACGCTCAAGGAATCGGCGACGCGGATGAACGAGCTCGTCGCTCGCCTCTCGCCGGCCCAGGCGCCGCGCCCCGAAAGCCCGCGCGCGGTCGCGCTGCTCGCGGTGGCTGAAGCGCTCGCGGCCGAGCGGCGGCTCGTCCATCCGGTCGTCGTCACCGGCGATGCCGAGGCGCTGGCGCTCGCCGATCCTGCCGGCGCCGCCCAGGTGCTCCGCCACCTCCTCCAGAACGCGATCGAGGCGAGCCCGCCCGGCGAACCCGTCGGCGTCGCGGTGCGGCGGGAGGGCGATCGCGTCGTCGCCGAGGTGATCGATCGTGGCTGCGGCATGTCCGCCGCCTTCGTCCGCGATCGCCTGTTCCGCCCCTTCGCCTCGACCAAGGCGACCGGCTTCGGCATCGGCGCCTATGAAGCGCGCGCGATCGCACTGGCGATGGGCGGCGGGATCGAGGTGTCGAGCCGCGAGGGCGAGGGCAGCCGCTTTCGCCTGACGCTCCCCGCCGCAACCAGCATGGAGCGCGCGGCATGAGCGCCCCCCTTCCCAAGCTACTCGTCGTCGAGGACGATCCCGGCCTCCAGCGGCAACTCCGCTGGGCCTATGACGGCTATGAAGTACTGATCGCCGCCGACCGTGCCGCCGCGCTGACGCTGCTGCGCGCCGAGGAGCCTGCGGTGGCGACGCTCGACCTCGGCCTGCCGCCCGATCCGGACGGCGTCAGCGAAGGCTTTGCCGCGCTGGCGGAAATGCTCGCGCTCAAGCCCGACCTGAAGGTCATCGTCGCCTCCGGCCATGGCGAGCGCGAGAGCGCGCGTCGCGCGATCGCCGAGGGGGCGTGGGACTTCTATTCGAAACCGATCGACATCGACGCGCTCGGCCTGATCGTCGCGCGCGCCTTTCACGTCCATGCGCTGGAGGCGGAGAACCGCCGCCTTGCCGCGCGCGGCGACACGGTCACCGGCCTCGTCACCGCCGCGCCCGAGATGCTCAAGGTCACGCGCATGATCGAGCGGGTGGCGGGCGCCGACGTCTCGGTGATGCTGCTGGGCGCCAGCGGCACGGGCAAGGAAGTGCTGGCGCGCAGCCTCCACGACGCGAGCCCGCGCGCCAGGGGCAGCTTCGTCGCGATCAACTGTGCCGCGATCCCCGACACGCTCCTCGAGAGCGAGCTGTTCGGTCACGAAAAGGGCGCCTTCACCGGCGCAGTCAAGACGACCGAGGGCAAGATCGAGCAGGCCGCGGGCGGCACCCTGTTCCTCGACGAGATCGGCGACGTGCCGCTGCCGCTTCAGGTAAAATTGCTCCGCTTCCTTCAGGAGCGCGTGATCGAGCGGATCGGCGGGCGCCGCGCGATCCCCGTCGACACGCGCATCGTCTGCGCGACGCATCAGGACATCGACGCGATGGTCGCCGACGGTCGCTTCCGCGAGGACCTTTACTACCGCCTGGCCGAGATCATCGTCCGCATCCCCGCGCTCGCCGAGCGGTCGGGCGATGCCGTCCTTCTCGCCCGCCACTTCCTCAAGCGCCACGCCGACGCGATGAAGCTGCCGGTCAAGGGCTTCACCCCCGACGCGATCGCCGCAATCGAGGGGTGGGGCTGGCCCGGCAACGTGCGCGAGCTCGAGAACCGGGTGAAGCGCGCGGTCATCATGGCCGATGGCAGCCACGTCACCGCCGATGATCTCGACCTGACCGGCGACGGCGCGCCCGCGCTGCCGATCAACCTCCGCGCCGTGCGAGAAGCGGCCGACCGCGCCGCGATCCGACAGGCGCTGGCCCATGCCGAGGGTAACATCTCCGGCACCGCCCGCCTGCTCGGGATCAGCCGGCCCACTCTCTATGACTTGATGAAGGCCTATGACCTCCAGCCCTGATCCCAAGCCCACCAGCCGCCGCAGCCTTCGCCGGCGCTGGCGCCGCCGCATCGTTATCGGCGTCATCGCGCTGTTC
This is a stretch of genomic DNA from Sphingomonas sp. Y38-1Y. It encodes these proteins:
- a CDS encoding mannose-1-phosphate guanylyltransferase, with the translated sequence MSRPELPKQFLALTADETMLQLTARRTDAGERFAHPIVVANAMHADQIEGQLDEAGASAAALILEPMGRNTAPAIALAALAAEDPAAPLLVMPSDHVIADVTAFHEAIHLALPLVEDGWLVTFGITPDAPETGYGYIQVGEPLTEGVHRVARFVEKPPRDVAEAMVASGDHAWNGGIFLFRADKFLDALSVHAPEMLHAARQSMDKAVREGARIWPDHDAFAASPSDSIDYAVMEKAERVAVVPVTMGWSDVGSWDALHAISDCDEGGNVCRGDVVAIDTRGCLVRADGKRVALVGVEDLIVVASGDDVLILPRGRSQDVKKLLEAMKR
- a CDS encoding TIGR03013 family XrtA/PEP-CTERM system glycosyltransferase — translated: MIRLFKHYVPNAVLLLGLLDFFCLLAAAEFGWQLRIHQLDFDLQPIVTRLPQLLSFAVSLMLAMVAVGAYSPRALTSMRFATARLIVAVSLGTIFLSVVFFLLPTITFWRSNLLYAMLAALTLMFVLRLLIGKTLGGQVFKRRVVVLGAGPRAERIKQLARQPGAGFVVVGFVAMSESNRVIPEAISRDAIYNLSDHVVLLNASEVVLALEERRNALPLKDLVRIKTTGVHVNEISTFLERETGRVDLDSVNPSWLIFSDGFSSGRMFSSAFKRLFDIGASLLLLTLALPVIVLTALAVKLDSKGPAFYRQRRVGLYNQGFDIVKLRSMRIDAEVAGTAVWAEKDDPRITRIGRIIRKTRIDELPQCWSVLKGEMSFVGPRPERPQFVDDLEQKLPYYAERHMVKPGITGWAQINYPYGASIEDARQKLEYDLYYAKNYSPFLDVLILLQTLRVVLWPEGAR
- the prsK gene encoding XrtA/PEP-CTERM system histidine kinase PrsK, with product MAEGLAALLTLWSHALAALLFAALGFWSWRSRRRGRALPLAFAVTAIWALAVAGLGGADGVTRLAEAARNLAWLGFLWRMQVHGGVLTARRSSAASHVAVASVFVLGGLVGSGGAMIRDLEIAHVLAEAGVVLRLLAAVAGLVLVQHAHARSLSASGRAAALGIAAMWLVDVNLLTLAWATASWPAPMLATRGAVMVAVAGVFAADLQREGDRPVQLSRAVAVQSLSLLAVLSYFAIFAGVTEGLAAFGGDHARVLQTAFVFGSTAAALAILSAPRARAWLRVKAAKHLFRHRYDYRHEWMRFTETLGHRGEDEALGARVTRALADLLEAPGGVLLTCSGDALAPAADWRWDGPPLPQHIDDGTLARHLAETGRIMELDAVRAGAASIDADAVPEALRDLDEAWVIVPLPHPGGLAGAIVLARPALPNALDWEDFDLLKVAGRQAASTIAEQQAQARLAEAERFDEFNRRFAFILHDIKNLVSQLSLVARNAERHADNPAFRADMVATLKESATRMNELVARLSPAQAPRPESPRAVALLAVAEALAAERRLVHPVVVTGDAEALALADPAGAAQVLRHLLQNAIEASPPGEPVGVAVRREGDRVVAEVIDRGCGMSAAFVRDRLFRPFASTKATGFGIGAYEARAIALAMGGGIEVSSREGEGSRFRLTLPAATSMERAA
- the prsR gene encoding PEP-CTERM-box response regulator transcription factor → MSAPLPKLLVVEDDPGLQRQLRWAYDGYEVLIAADRAAALTLLRAEEPAVATLDLGLPPDPDGVSEGFAALAEMLALKPDLKVIVASGHGERESARRAIAEGAWDFYSKPIDIDALGLIVARAFHVHALEAENRRLAARGDTVTGLVTAAPEMLKVTRMIERVAGADVSVMLLGASGTGKEVLARSLHDASPRARGSFVAINCAAIPDTLLESELFGHEKGAFTGAVKTTEGKIEQAAGGTLFLDEIGDVPLPLQVKLLRFLQERVIERIGGRRAIPVDTRIVCATHQDIDAMVADGRFREDLYYRLAEIIVRIPALAERSGDAVLLARHFLKRHADAMKLPVKGFTPDAIAAIEGWGWPGNVRELENRVKRAVIMADGSHVTADDLDLTGDGAPALPINLRAVREAADRAAIRQALAHAEGNISGTARLLGISRPTLYDLMKAYDLQP